CTTGCCGGTGCGCTCTAATGGAAATCATGGGAGTCCGCGGCGTGGACGGGCTCGGCGCCGGGAAGAGGAAACACGTCCTCGACGAAGATGGTGCGTTGCCCGCCCTCGGCAATCTGGACGCGACCCGTGGCCATGAGGAAGGGTTCGCTGACGATGACCATGCGCTGGCGCTGGAAGTTCTCCTTCTTCACGAAGAGATTCGAGATACCGGTTTCGTCTTCGAGCGAGATGAAGCAGTGGCCCTTTGCAGTGCCGGGGCGCTGGCGACAGATGACGAGCCCCCCTACCCTGGCGGGCACGCCGTGAGACAAGGTCTGGAGTTCTCGGGCATTGGTGAGCCGCCATTCCGGGTGGCTGCGGCGCCAGAGCGTCATGGGGTGCGGGCCGGTGGAAGCGCCTTGGATGGAGAGATCGGAGGCGAGGCGCTCGTGGATGCTCATGGCGGGCAGGACTGCGGCGGCGGTTTCATCGCGGCTCTCTAACAAGTCGCCATAGAGCGGTAGCTCGACTTGCCACATGGCATCGCGGCGGTGGGCGATCTTGGGGAGGTCGTTGAGGGCACCAGACTTGGCGAGGATGCGGCGTTCCTTGGCATTTGGCGCAACGCGGGCGAGGAAGTCCGGGAGGGAGGAGAAGGGTTGCTTGTCCCTTTCGGTGATGATGCGTTCCCGGGTTTCCGCAGAAATGCCGCGGAGGCGATGGAGGCCGAGGCGGATGGCATCCTGATCCACAAGCTCCGTGACCAAGAGGCTATGAACACATGAAACCGGCAGCATCCTGATCCCCCGGCGCTTGGCATCCTGGATCAGCGTGTGGGCCGAGTAGAAGCCCATGGGCTGATTATTGAGCAGGCCGGTGTAGAAAGCGGCGGGTTCGTAGAATCTGAACCAGCAGGACCAATAAGCGATGGCAGCAAAGGACAAAGCGTGGCTCTCCGGGAAGCCATAGAGTGAGAAGTTACCCACTGCATGGACCACCTTGTCCTGCACCTCCTGGCTGACGTTGCGCTCATTCATCCTGTCTCGAAGCTTTCCCTTCACTTCCTCCATTCTTTTATCGGAGCGATTGAAGGACATCGCCTTTCTGAGTTGAGCGGCCTCATTACCGGTAAACCCAGCAATGATCTCAGCCATCTTGAGCACTTGCTCCTGAAAGAGGGGAACACCCAAGGTGCGCTCCAAGACCTTATTGAAGCGATGATCAATCAGGTCTACTTTCTCCTGCCCGTTCCTTCTTCTCAAATAAGGATGGAGAAGTCCGCCGACGATGGGCCCCGGCCTCACAATGGCGACTTGAATTGCAACCTCATAGAAGTTGTTAGGCCGCAGAATCGACAAGGTTGCCATCTGAGCCCTCGATTCAACCTGGAAGGTCCCCAAAGTATCCGACCTGTGGAGCATTCCGTATATGGCTTTGTCTTCCAGGTCGATCTTGGTGAGATCGAAATCTTTCTCAGTGCGGCGGCGGATCTCGATCATGTTCTCCATGGCGGCGAGCATGCCGAGGCCTAACAGATCGATCTTCACCAAGCCGAGGTCCTCGCAGTCGTCCTTGTCCCACTGGACAATGGTGCGGTCCGGCATGCTGGCAGGCTGGATGGGCACGACTTCATCGAGGCTATGGTTGCAGATGACGATGCCGCCGGAGTGTTGGCCGAGGTGGCGTGGAAGGCCGAGGACGGCGTGATACAGTTTGTTCAGGGCCAGGAGACGCGGATGGGATGGCGGGAGGAGGTTGGCCATCTGGCCTTCGAAGACTTCCTGGCGTTCGGCTTCGATCTCTTCCGGAGTGGGGGGCGTAGCGGTGTCGTCGCGCGGCCTTGGCAGAGGATTCCCTGGCTTCGTGCGAATTTGACGATGTCCTGAACGATGAGGAAGTAGCCGGAGAGTTCGAGGCGTCCGATGAGGTCGATCTCTTTTGCGATCTTGTCGCGGATGTCCTGAGTGACTTCGCGATACTTTTCGACAACTCCCAACTCGCACTGCCGCTTCAAGTATTCCGTTTGCTCGGAGAGATTCATCATCTTTCCGTTTTCATCGGGAAGCGAGGGGAACTCGTAGCCGAGATTCTCCAGGGTGAAGTCGATTCGTTCGGACAGCTCCAAGGTGTTTTCCAGGGCTTCGCGGAGGTCGGCGAAGAGTGCGGTCATTTGGCGGGGGGACTTGAGGTGGCGTTCTCCGTTCGGCTCTAACAGAAGGCCCGCGGCATCGAGGGAGGTGTGATGGCGGAGGCAGGTGAAGGCGTCGGCCAGCAGGCGGTTCTCGCGGGCGGCATAGAGGGGGGCGTTGCTGGCGAGGAGGGGGAGGCGGAGGTGGCGGGCGAGATCAACGAGCTGGCGGTTAAGCTTGGCGTCGTCGCGCAGGCCGTGGCGGAGGATCTCGACGTAGAGGTTCCGGTGGCCGAAGGTGTGGATGAGGGCGCGGGCGGCGAGCAGGGCGGCCTCGCGGTCGTCGCGGAGCAAGTGGCGGATGACGGGACCCTCGCGATCACCTGTTAGAGCAATGAGGTCGCCTTGGTTCAGCGCGCCGTGGCTCACGATCTCCTTCAGGTGGCGGTTGGTGAGATGGCGGGAGAGCGTCTGGTAGCCTTGGCGGGTGGCGCAGATGACCGGGATATGGGCTCCATCGATTTCGAGGGTAGCGCCGGTGATGGCGCGGAGGCCCCTTTTCCTCGCTTCATGATAGGCGCGGGCGGAGCCGTAGAAGCCTTCGTGATCAGTGATGGCGATGGTGCCGAGGCCGATCTGCGCGGCGCGTTCCATGAGGACTTCGGGATCGCTCGCGCCGCGGAGGAAGGAGAAGGCGGAGCGGGCGTGGAATTCGCTGAATGGAAGTTCGCGGGACATCACTGGTAGAAGCCGTCGATGAGCCAGCTGTCCGGCGGGGTGAAGGCGAGGCGGAGGAGGTGATCGCCGGGGAGGAGCACGTCCCATTCGATGCGTTGCCATGAGGTATCGGGGTCCCACCAGTGGCCGGAGTGGCGGAAGGGTCCTCGGGTTTCCATCACTTGGCCGCGATAGGGGCCGGTCAAGAGGGCCAGGGGACGAGGCTGGCGGGGATCGGCATCCGCGGCGACCATCACGGGGGTGGCGGGGCGGAGACGGCGCAGGGGCAGGGAGCAGGAAGGCAAGAAGATGCCTGCGGGGATGGCGGTAGGCCCCGCATCGGCGGAGCGCAGCTTGAAGTCATCCGGGCGGTGGCTTGCCGGCGGCAGGGGGATGCCGACTTTTCCGGAGCCTAACAGGGCCTCGAGCTGGGCAAGGGTATCGGTCCAGCGCTCCGGCTGCGGGAGCTGGCGGATGAACCAATCGCGCTGAGCGGCGGTGGGGAGTGCCGTCTCGACATCCAAGGTGATGGCCGTGATGCCGCTGCCGGTCTTGATGGAATCTAACAGAACCTGGACGGGTCGGAGCAATTCGGACTCTTCCACCCGGGGTTCGGGCAGGCGGATCTCGCGGTGCAGGGAGGCACCCTTCTCCAGATGGAATACGATCTTCAGCAGCTTCACCGCCACGTGACGCGCGGCGAGGCGGGCGGAGAGCGAGTGAAAGAGCCGCTTGAAGGCGAAGACCAAGGGTTCCGTGGCCGTCACCGATTCCTCGAAATCCAAGGTCTGGGCCAAGGTCTCCGGAGGACGATGGAGGCGGAGCAAGCGGCATCTCTTGCCATGCAGGAGATCATGCCATGCTCCGGAGCCGGGACCCAGGCGCGCGGTCAACTCCTGGCGCGGCAGCTTCATGAAATCGCCCAAGGTGGAGAGCCCCCAATCCTTCAGCAGCGGCAGGAAGCCCTCACCCTCCGGCAAGAAGGCGAGGAGCGACAGGGGCAAGACCGAAATCTCCGCGGCTGCCACCATGCGCCCGTGACAGCTTTCGTGGCGCACCGCGAGCCGGGCCAGATCCGGAGTGACCGCCCGGGTGTGATAGACAAAGGCATCCGCCACTTCCAGCTCCCCCAGCCGGGAGGCATGGCGGGATGATGTGCGGGAGAGATCCAGCAGGATCGTATCCCGACTCACGATCTCCAGATCAGGCGAGATGCTCTCCGCACCCGCGACCATTTCCCGCAGCAGCTCCGCCTCCCCCGGCGGGTGCGGCGCGAGCACCTGCAAATCCGGACAGCGGACCAAGGCGCGGTTCAAGGGCCAGCCCGGGCCGATGCCGGTGTTCCGGGCCAGATCGTTCACCGTCTGCAAGCGCAGGCCGACCTTTTCCATGATGGCGTCCGGATCCACATCCGCCTCCAGCACGGCGCAGGGTCTCCCCCGCCCTGCCGGGAACGCCCGCAGTGCCGCCATGATCGAGAGATCCGGGAGATGGAGCGCGGCAAACATAACTCATCGGGTCTTTTTCATGCGCTCCGGAACCATGCGCAGGCGCGCAATCAGATCGCGGCGCGGCAGTTCGAAATCCGCCAGCCCCAGCTTTGCATTCAGGCTCAGCCGGACCCCGGCGCAGGGCACTTGGGCGAAGGGCGACATCACCACCAGGCGGCAGCTCCCGGTGGCGGCGGCCAGCTTCAACCGCCACCAGGCGGAAGACGGAATGGCGCGCAGCTCGCGGCTGGCAATCCCGCAGGTATCCAGCAGGATGAAAGGAATGTTCCCGTCCCGCACCAACAGGTCGGTGGATTTCAGCATTTCCTCCGCGCTGAGACAGCGCACCCACACCAGCCGTGAGCAGGCCTGAGGCGTGAAGGAAGCGGGGTCGAAATGATCGCCGCCATCCACCAGAATGAAGTCCGGAAGCGCCGCAAGCTCCTCAGGCTCACCGAGCAAGCCAGCCACCAGCAAGCCTACCCCCGAACCGACAACTTCCGAGATCATCCCCGGCGGGAAGAAGCCAGGATCGAAGGGCTGGCCCTCGTCCGGTTGCTCCTCCGTAGCCATCAGGACAGGTGCATGGGCCTGCGGGAATTTCTCCCGCAGTTGCCTGCGCAAATCCTCGATCACCGGGGTGGCCACCCGGGCAAGCTAGGCTTAAACGGTGAAATGTTCAATAGAACAGTTCCGACGGAAATCCGGAATCCGGGGCTTGGCTCCGCCGGAAGCGCCGACCAAACGCAGGCGATTACCCAAACGCACCCCAATTTAAGACATCTCTACCCAAAAACGGCATATCTCTTCATAGTAACTAAAAATAACTCGACCGACCCAACTCGATGGTTAGTCCTAACAACGAGTGATGATACATCGACCATCACTCGAACAATACCTCCATGAAATCACACTCAGCCATCAGGTTCAGGAATGTCCTGCTGACATGCTGCTCCGCCACGCTGTGGGGCAGCCCGCCGGCGTCGGGACAGATCCAAGTAACCGACCTCTCCACCCTGACCCCGCAGGCGCTCGCCCAAGAAATCGCGGGGAACGGAATGACGATCAGCAACGTCCAGTTCAACCAACCCGGAGCGACCGCGGCCGCCGGCAAGTTCACGGGCGGAAACGCAATCATCGGCTTCGGCACGGGAGTGATCCTATCCTCCGGATCCGCCGCAAATATCAGCTCCACCGTCAACCAGTCGCCATCCACCACCGACACGCTCGGCCTGCCCGGCGATGCCGATCTGGATGGCATTGCCGCTCCCTACTCGACCCAAGACGCCATCGTCCTGGAGTTCGATTTCATTCCGAACGACGACCGGGTCTCCTTCGACTTTGTCTTCGCGTCGGAAGAATACAACGAATTCGTCGGATCTTCATACAACGACGTCTTCGGCTTCTTCGTCAACGGGGTGAACTGCGCGCTGGTCGGCCCGAACGGTGATCCGGTCACCATCAACACCGTGAACTTCAACCAGAACGTCCAGCTCTATCAGAACAACGATCCCTTCGATCCGCCGTTCCGGCAGACGTCCCACCAACTGGAGGCCGACGGCTTCACCAAGGTCCTGACCGCGACCGCGACGGTCACGCCGAACGTGGTGAACCACGTCCGCTTCGCCATCGCA
The Luteolibacter rhizosphaerae DNA segment above includes these coding regions:
- a CDS encoding DNA polymerase Y family protein, coding for MFAALHLPDLSIMAALRAFPAGRGRPCAVLEADVDPDAIMEKVGLRLQTVNDLARNTGIGPGWPLNRALVRCPDLQVLAPHPPGEAELLREMVAGAESISPDLEIVSRDTILLDLSRTSSRHASRLGELEVADAFVYHTRAVTPDLARLAVRHESCHGRMVAAAEISVLPLSLLAFLPEGEGFLPLLKDWGLSTLGDFMKLPRQELTARLGPGSGAWHDLLHGKRCRLLRLHRPPETLAQTLDFEESVTATEPLVFAFKRLFHSLSARLAARHVAVKLLKIVFHLEKGASLHREIRLPEPRVEESELLRPVQVLLDSIKTGSGITAITLDVETALPTAAQRDWFIRQLPQPERWTDTLAQLEALLGSGKVGIPLPPASHRPDDFKLRSADAGPTAIPAGIFLPSCSLPLRRLRPATPVMVAADADPRQPRPLALLTGPYRGQVMETRGPFRHSGHWWDPDTSWQRIEWDVLLPGDHLLRLAFTPPDSWLIDGFYQ
- a CDS encoding PHP domain-containing protein, with amino-acid sequence MSRELPFSEFHARSAFSFLRGASDPEVLMERAAQIGLGTIAITDHEGFYGSARAYHEARKRGLRAITGATLEIDGAHIPVICATRQGYQTLSRHLTNRHLKEIVSHGALNQGDLIALTGDREGPVIRHLLRDDREAALLAARALIHTFGHRNLYVEILRHGLRDDAKLNRQLVDLARHLRLPLLASNAPLYAARENRLLADAFTCLRHHTSLDAAGLLLEPNGERHLKSPRQMTALFADLREALENTLELSERIDFTLENLGYEFPSLPDENGKMMNLSEQTEYLKRQCELGVVEKYREVTQDIRDKIAKEIDLIGRLELSGYFLIVQDIVKFARSQGILCQGRATTPLRPPLRKRSKPNARKSSKARWPTSSRHPIRVSWP
- a CDS encoding DUF11 domain-containing protein, with product MKSHSAIRFRNVLLTCCSATLWGSPPASGQIQVTDLSTLTPQALAQEIAGNGMTISNVQFNQPGATAAAGKFTGGNAIIGFGTGVILSSGSAANISSTVNQSPSTTDTLGLPGDADLDGIAAPYSTQDAIVLEFDFIPNDDRVSFDFVFASEEYNEFVGSSYNDVFGFFVNGVNCALVGPNGDPVTINTVNFNQNVQLYQNNDPFDPPFRQTSHQLEADGFTKVLTATATVTPNVVNHVRFAIADTTDQQFDSWVMIRTDSFQVGDPVVVTKTAANPTSSPGGANAYTITLTNQANTAHTLTEIEDFLPAGFTYTAGSTTGITTANPSVSGRTLTWTGPFVIPALGSAQLNFNVTVSPISGTYYNSALARGNAPIVPSGDTAPITIAHPNPLK
- a CDS encoding OB-fold nucleic acid binding domain-containing protein — translated: MANLLPPSHPRLLALNKLYHAVLGLPRHLGQHSGGIVICNHSLDEVVPIQPASMPDRTIVQWDKDDCEDLGLVKIDLLGLGMLAAMENMIEIRRRTEKDFDLTKIDLEDKAIYGMLHRSDTLGTFQVESRAQMATLSILRPNNFYEVAIQVAIVRPGPIVGGLLHPYLRRRNGQEKVDLIDHRFNKVLERTLGVPLFQEQVLKMAEIIAGFTGNEAAQLRKAMSFNRSDKRMEEVKGKLRDRMNERNVSQEVQDKVVHAVGNFSLYGFPESHALSFAAIAYWSCWFRFYEPAAFYTGLLNNQPMGFYSAHTLIQDAKRRGIRMLPVSCVHSLLVTELVDQDAIRLGLHRLRGISAETRERIITERDKQPFSSLPDFLARVAPNAKERRILAKSGALNDLPKIAHRRDAMWQVELPLYGDLLESRDETAAAVLPAMSIHERLASDLSIQGASTGPHPMTLWRRSHPEWRLTNARELQTLSHGVPARVGGLVICRQRPGTAKGHCFISLEDETGISNLFVKKENFQRQRMVIVSEPFLMATGRVQIAEGGQRTIFVEDVFPLPGAEPVHAADSHDFH